A portion of the Hoylesella buccalis ATCC 35310 genome contains these proteins:
- a CDS encoding chromate transporter: protein MAETSQDNYRWSTLFKTFVKIGAFTLGGGYAMIPIIEAEVVDRHKWIDKDEFLDLIAIAQSCPGVFAVNISIFIGYKLRGTWGAICTAMGASLPSFLIILLIAMFFHSFMEVPWIAAMFNGIRPAVVALIAVPTFNLAKSAGISLVNCWIPIISALLIWAIGVNPIFIIIAAGAGGYIYGQFIKPTE from the coding sequence ATGGCAGAGACCTCGCAGGACAACTACCGTTGGTCCACGCTCTTTAAGACATTTGTCAAGATAGGAGCGTTTACCCTTGGCGGCGGCTATGCCATGATACCAATCATTGAAGCAGAGGTGGTTGACCGGCACAAGTGGATTGACAAGGACGAGTTTCTCGACCTCATTGCCATCGCACAGAGCTGTCCTGGCGTCTTCGCTGTCAACATCAGCATCTTCATAGGCTATAAGCTGCGAGGAACGTGGGGAGCCATCTGCACCGCCATGGGTGCGTCGTTGCCCTCGTTTCTCATCATCCTGTTGATCGCTATGTTCTTCCATAGTTTCATGGAAGTGCCATGGATTGCCGCCATGTTCAATGGCATTCGTCCGGCAGTAGTGGCATTGATTGCTGTTCCCACGTTCAACTTGGCCAAGAGTGCTGGCATTTCATTGGTCAATTGTTGGATACCCATCATCTCTGCCCTGCTGATATGGGCTATCGGGGTGAACCCTATTTTCATCATTATTGCCGCAGGTGCCGGTGGATACATATACGGACAATTCATCAAACCCACTGAGTAG
- the purL gene encoding phosphoribosylformylglycinamidine synthase, with translation MILFFKTPQETIIATEMDHQPSQEETSKLCWLFGGAECIDTQQLDGIYVGPRREMVTPWSTNAVEITENMNLSGITRIEEYFPVSSKEATHDPMLQRMYEKLDQSLFTVNHEPEPIKLVENLEQYNEDEGLALSPEEMAYLHTIEKQNGRPLTDSEIFGFAQINSEHCRHKIFSGTFIIDGEEKESSLFAMIKRTTQENPGKILSAYKDNVAFAQGPVIEQFAPADQSTSDYFQVEDIESVISLKAETHNFPTTVEPFNGAATGTGGEIRDRMGGGVGSWPLAGTAVYMTAYPRLEGDSRTWEDILPVRKWLYQTPEQILIKASNGASDFGNKFGQPLICGSVLTFEHQEDDQKLAYDKVIMLAGGVGYGKKRDCLKKEPQKGNKVVVVGGDNYRIGLGGGSVSSVDTGRYTSGIELNAIQRANPEMQKRAYNLVRALVEEKENPVVSIHDHGSAGHLNCLSELVEECGGEINMTKLPIGDKTLSAKEIIANESQERMGLLIDERHLDHVKAIAERERAPLYVVGETTGDAHFSFVQADGVKPFDLDVAQMFGHSPKTIMTDETVTRHYEDVTYSTDQIDSYINKVLQLEAVACKDWLTNKVDRSVTGKIARQQCQGEIQLPLSDCGVVALDYRGKRGIATALGHAPQAGLASPEAGSVLSVAESLTNIVWAPLEDGLEGVSLSANWMWPCRAQKGEDARLYAAVEALSDFCCSLHINVPTGKDSLSLTQKYPNGEKIISPGTVIVSAGSEVKDVRNVVSPVLVNNKNSSLYYIDFSFDDQRIGGSAFAQSLGKVGSDVPTVKNPEYFADCFEAIQTLINKGWVMAGHDISAGGLITTLLEMTFANQQGGIHVNLYDMSGEDVVKNLFAENPGVVIQVSDLHKHALREYLESEGIGYAKIGYPTPKERKIVVKKNEWQHEFDIDALREAWYQTSYELDKRQSMNGMADQRHRNYKAQPLQLRFNDAFTGKLSQYQLNADRRTPSGIRAAIIREKGTNGEREMAYALYLAGFDVKDVMMTDLISGRETLEDINLIVFCGGFSNSDVLGSAKGWAGAFLYNPKAKEALDRFYARKDTLSLGICNGCQLMVELNLINPEHQQRTRMLHNDSHKFESAFLGLTIPENNSVMLGSLSGSKLGIWVAHGEGKFSLPEGEENYHIVAKYSYNSYPGNPNGSDYSVAGICSKDGRHLAMMPHLERSIFPWQNAYYPYKRHMDEVTPWIEAFVNAREWVEKQV, from the coding sequence ATGATTCTCTTCTTTAAAACCCCGCAAGAAACCATTATTGCCACCGAGATGGACCATCAACCCTCACAGGAAGAAACCAGCAAACTGTGCTGGCTCTTCGGTGGAGCAGAATGTATAGATACACAACAGCTTGATGGAATCTATGTGGGGCCTCGCCGTGAGATGGTGACACCGTGGAGTACGAATGCCGTAGAGATTACCGAGAACATGAATCTGAGCGGTATCACGCGTATCGAGGAATACTTCCCGGTAAGCTCCAAGGAGGCCACGCACGACCCGATGTTGCAGCGTATGTACGAGAAATTGGACCAGAGCTTGTTCACCGTGAACCATGAGCCGGAGCCCATCAAGCTGGTGGAGAACCTGGAGCAGTATAATGAGGACGAGGGATTGGCTCTTTCACCTGAGGAGATGGCGTACCTGCACACCATAGAAAAGCAGAACGGACGGCCGCTCACCGACAGCGAGATATTCGGATTCGCACAGATTAACTCGGAGCATTGCCGACACAAGATATTCAGCGGCACGTTCATCATCGACGGGGAGGAGAAAGAGTCGTCGCTCTTTGCGATGATCAAACGCACTACACAGGAGAATCCCGGCAAGATTTTGTCTGCCTACAAGGATAACGTAGCCTTCGCACAAGGCCCTGTTATCGAGCAGTTCGCACCCGCTGATCAGTCGACCAGCGACTATTTCCAGGTGGAGGACATTGAGAGCGTGATTTCACTGAAAGCCGAAACCCACAACTTCCCCACCACCGTGGAGCCGTTCAACGGTGCCGCAACGGGTACGGGAGGCGAGATTCGCGACCGCATGGGTGGTGGCGTAGGGTCGTGGCCGTTGGCCGGAACGGCGGTGTACATGACCGCTTATCCGCGTTTGGAAGGCGATTCTCGCACGTGGGAGGACATCCTGCCCGTGCGGAAGTGGTTGTATCAGACTCCCGAACAAATACTCATCAAGGCCTCGAACGGTGCCAGCGACTTCGGAAACAAGTTCGGTCAACCGCTCATCTGCGGTTCGGTGCTGACGTTCGAACATCAGGAAGACGATCAGAAGCTGGCCTACGACAAGGTTATCATGCTGGCTGGGGGCGTTGGTTACGGCAAAAAACGTGACTGTTTGAAGAAAGAACCACAGAAAGGAAACAAGGTCGTGGTGGTTGGAGGCGACAACTACCGCATCGGACTGGGTGGCGGAAGCGTGTCGTCCGTTGACACAGGGCGCTACACCAGCGGCATTGAGCTGAACGCTATACAGCGTGCGAACCCCGAGATGCAGAAGCGCGCCTACAACTTGGTGCGTGCCTTGGTGGAGGAAAAGGAAAATCCGGTGGTATCCATCCATGACCATGGCAGTGCCGGTCACTTGAACTGTCTGTCAGAACTCGTGGAAGAATGCGGCGGAGAGATTAATATGACCAAGTTGCCTATCGGCGACAAGACGCTCAGCGCCAAGGAAATCATTGCCAACGAGAGCCAGGAGCGCATGGGACTGCTCATCGACGAGCGGCATCTGGATCACGTCAAGGCCATCGCCGAGCGTGAGCGCGCACCGCTGTATGTGGTGGGTGAGACTACCGGCGATGCACACTTCTCATTCGTACAGGCCGATGGCGTGAAGCCTTTCGACCTGGATGTGGCACAGATGTTCGGACATTCGCCCAAGACCATCATGACCGATGAGACCGTGACGCGCCACTATGAAGATGTGACTTATAGCACCGACCAGATAGACAGCTATATAAATAAGGTGTTGCAGCTGGAGGCCGTGGCGTGCAAAGACTGGCTCACCAACAAGGTAGACCGCTCGGTAACGGGCAAGATAGCACGCCAGCAGTGCCAAGGCGAAATACAATTGCCGCTCTCCGACTGTGGCGTAGTGGCTTTGGATTACCGCGGCAAGCGGGGTATCGCCACCGCCTTGGGACATGCTCCACAAGCCGGATTGGCGTCGCCAGAGGCCGGTAGCGTGCTGAGTGTGGCCGAATCGCTCACCAATATCGTATGGGCGCCGCTCGAAGATGGGCTGGAAGGCGTCTCATTGTCAGCCAACTGGATGTGGCCATGCCGTGCGCAAAAGGGCGAAGACGCTCGCCTGTATGCCGCAGTGGAGGCCTTGAGCGACTTCTGTTGCTCGCTTCACATCAACGTACCCACGGGAAAAGACTCGCTGTCGCTTACCCAGAAATATCCAAATGGCGAGAAAATCATCTCTCCCGGAACCGTCATTGTCAGTGCGGGGAGCGAGGTGAAGGATGTCAGGAATGTGGTTTCGCCAGTCTTGGTGAACAACAAGAACTCGTCACTCTATTACATCGACTTCTCGTTTGATGACCAACGCATCGGCGGCAGTGCCTTTGCGCAGAGCTTAGGCAAGGTGGGCAGCGATGTTCCGACAGTGAAAAACCCTGAATACTTTGCCGACTGTTTCGAGGCAATACAGACACTCATCAACAAAGGGTGGGTGATGGCAGGTCATGACATCAGTGCCGGTGGCTTGATAACCACGCTGTTGGAGATGACGTTTGCCAACCAACAGGGCGGTATCCATGTGAACTTGTACGATATGAGCGGTGAGGACGTGGTGAAAAACCTGTTTGCCGAGAACCCCGGAGTGGTGATTCAGGTGTCCGACCTGCACAAGCATGCGCTGCGTGAATACTTAGAAAGCGAGGGTATCGGCTATGCCAAGATTGGCTACCCCACACCGAAGGAGCGCAAAATCGTCGTGAAGAAGAATGAATGGCAGCACGAGTTCGACATTGACGCCTTGCGAGAGGCATGGTATCAGACATCATACGAGCTGGACAAGCGGCAGAGTATGAACGGAATGGCCGACCAGCGGCACCGCAACTACAAAGCGCAGCCGCTGCAACTGCGGTTCAACGATGCCTTCACGGGCAAGCTATCACAATACCAGCTCAATGCTGACCGCCGCACACCTTCAGGCATCAGGGCGGCTATCATCCGGGAGAAAGGCACCAACGGCGAGCGAGAGATGGCTTACGCCTTGTATCTGGCGGGCTTTGACGTGAAGGATGTGATGATGACCGACTTGATCAGTGGCCGCGAGACACTGGAAGACATCAACCTGATTGTGTTCTGTGGCGGATTCTCCAACAGTGACGTGCTCGGTTCGGCCAAAGGATGGGCAGGCGCATTCCTATACAACCCCAAGGCCAAGGAAGCCCTCGACAGGTTCTATGCACGCAAAGATACGCTGTCATTGGGCATCTGCAACGGCTGTCAGCTCATGGTTGAACTCAACTTGATCAATCCCGAACATCAGCAAAGAACCCGCATGTTGCACAACGACTCGCACAAGTTCGAGAGCGCGTTCCTTGGGTTGACCATCCCAGAGAACAACAGTGTGATGCTTGGAAGCCTCTCTGGCAGTAAGCTCGGCATTTGGGTTGCCCACGGAGAAGGTAAGTTCAGCTTGCCCGAAGGGGAGGAGAACTACCACATCGTTGCCAAATACAGTTACAACAGCTATCCCGGAAATCCAAATGGAAGCGACTACAGCGTGGCTGGTATCTGCTCCAAGGACGGACGACACTTAGCCATGATGCCCCATCTGGAACGCTCCATCTTCCCATGGCAGAACGCTTATTACCCCTACAAGCGACACATGGACGAGGTAACGCCATGGATAGAGGCGTTTGTGAATGCGAGAGAATGGGTGGAAAAACAGGTGTAG
- a CDS encoding chromate transporter, with protein MIYLYLFLTFFQIGLFGFGGGYGMLSLIQTETVIHHHWLSSAEFTNIVAISQMTPGPIGINSATYCGYAAVHNAGYGMPMAILGSATATFALVLPSLILMILISKMFMKYMNTEPVQNVFSGLRPAVVGLLGAATLLLMNEENFGSMIENPWQFWISVALFCATFIGTKYMKINPIRMICYAAFAGLMLLY; from the coding sequence ATGATTTATCTCTATCTTTTCCTTACGTTTTTTCAGATAGGTTTGTTTGGTTTCGGTGGCGGTTACGGCATGCTTTCGCTCATTCAGACAGAGACGGTGATACATCATCACTGGCTCAGCAGTGCCGAGTTCACCAACATTGTGGCCATCAGTCAGATGACACCCGGCCCCATTGGCATCAACTCTGCCACCTATTGCGGCTACGCGGCTGTGCACAATGCGGGCTACGGCATGCCCATGGCCATTCTGGGGTCTGCCACAGCCACCTTCGCCTTGGTGCTTCCATCCCTCATCCTCATGATTCTTATCAGTAAAATGTTCATGAAATACATGAACACCGAGCCTGTACAGAATGTTTTCAGCGGACTGCGACCTGCCGTAGTGGGGTTGCTTGGCGCTGCCACCCTGCTGCTCATGAACGAGGAGAACTTTGGCTCTATGATTGAAAACCCATGGCAATTCTGGATCAGTGTGGCTCTCTTTTGCGCCACCTTCATCGGAACAAAATATATGAAGATTAATCCTATCCGGATGATATGCTACGCAGCATTCGCAGGACTCATGCTACTGTATTAA
- a CDS encoding DMT family transporter: MNKLHGFVGAITSATAFGLIPLFSLPVLATGMPSTAVLVYRFAFACLIMLIVLMYQRQSLHLHFGESLRLMLLSVVYTGSAVFLIEGYRYLSSGIATVIMFSYPAWTALLMMIFRGEKASVTTFSAIGLAVAGVCFLSGIENGVGNISVLGICLELLSGLSYAIYMVAYPTMNIRTIPTIKVNFYIFFFTMLLLMLYAIFTSGGLPAIHTGMTLLNLFLLGLLPTVVSNITLILALKNIGSTLVAILGAFEPLTAMCIGITVFGEPFTTSIGIGFVLILIAVVLLVLKKSPAEVPTGPVQQHERK, translated from the coding sequence ATGAACAAACTACATGGTTTTGTAGGTGCCATAACATCTGCAACAGCCTTTGGGCTTATACCACTCTTTAGTCTTCCAGTATTAGCAACAGGCATGCCCTCTACCGCAGTGTTGGTGTATCGCTTCGCTTTTGCCTGTCTCATTATGCTTATTGTGCTGATGTATCAACGGCAAAGTCTACACCTTCATTTTGGCGAATCGCTCCGTCTCATGCTGCTATCCGTCGTCTACACGGGGTCGGCAGTTTTCCTTATTGAGGGCTATCGTTATCTGTCCAGCGGCATCGCAACCGTCATTATGTTTTCGTATCCTGCGTGGACCGCTCTCTTAATGATGATTTTTAGGGGTGAAAAGGCTTCGGTTACAACCTTTTCAGCCATTGGACTGGCCGTGGCAGGTGTATGTTTCTTATCAGGAATTGAGAACGGTGTAGGCAACATCTCTGTTTTGGGCATCTGCTTAGAGCTTTTGTCAGGACTGTCATACGCTATTTATATGGTTGCCTATCCTACAATGAACATACGCACCATACCCACCATAAAAGTTAACTTTTATATATTCTTCTTCACGATGCTGCTGCTCATGCTATACGCCATATTCACATCTGGTGGGTTGCCAGCCATTCATACGGGTATGACCCTACTCAATCTCTTCCTGTTGGGTTTGCTTCCAACTGTAGTAAGCAACATCACCCTCATCTTGGCACTGAAGAATATCGGCAGCACCCTGGTGGCCATCCTCGGCGCTTTCGAGCCACTAACGGCCATGTGCATCGGAATTACCGTCTTTGGTGAGCCGTTTACCACGAGCATTGGCATCGGTTTTGTGTTAATTTTGATTGCCGTTGTGCTGCTCGTCCTGAAGAAATCGCCGGCCGAAGTCCCTACCGGACCCGTTCAACAGCACGAAAGGAAATAA
- a CDS encoding chitobiase/beta-hexosaminidase C-terminal domain-containing protein, translated as MKSIKKVLLLLLLATVSSVAFAQESTWSFTWDKSKTSGGQGFYNFGSNHLNQDSITTELNGLNWTVTSPETNYYTFVPKSGQAIGKPTKPASHATMFTTDLIGKVTKIKVTARKLKDETAADMSASVNGVAYGSKVSLTNDLKEYEFMVPDAPQEGKIEIVINQTSKVKSTLYIKSLAITYKEDKGAAGLVAPTFSLAGGRYDEAQENTITVDGMEAGTYKVLYTLDGSNPKLEGSKRMTYTSTIKVDKSMTIKAVTSKEGKYSEVTEARYVVRQDAGFHFVADTYTIESPDNGHGLELKNPNGVKPIKYASSDESVCVVDQYGDLYSVKPGVATITASYLGDAVYRPTIASYVLTVKAKKPLKAPRVSPMGGTFNGPVEVLVDADDERAVSIWLSTTAKDSTELVENPEILPSKAAKIIVQESCRLLIIAAGYNVFSPVVEANFVINTTGIEALEQKVSEKKTEIYTLDGKKVTNITQPGIYIVNGKKMMLQKATGIN; from the coding sequence ATGAAAAGTATCAAGAAAGTGTTGCTGCTTCTGTTGCTGGCGACAGTATCGTCCGTGGCATTCGCACAAGAAAGTACATGGAGTTTTACTTGGGATAAGAGTAAGACAAGTGGAGGGCAGGGATTTTACAATTTCGGCTCTAATCACCTAAATCAGGATAGTATTACTACCGAGCTGAATGGACTGAACTGGACTGTTACCTCGCCAGAAACCAACTATTATACATTTGTACCCAAATCGGGACAAGCCATAGGCAAGCCAACAAAGCCAGCCAGTCATGCAACAATGTTTACGACAGACTTGATAGGAAAGGTAACAAAAATCAAAGTAACAGCCAGAAAGTTGAAAGATGAAACGGCCGCAGATATGTCGGCTTCGGTCAATGGTGTGGCTTATGGTTCTAAGGTTTCCCTGACAAACGATTTAAAGGAATATGAATTCATGGTTCCCGATGCACCACAGGAAGGAAAGATAGAGATTGTCATCAACCAGACTTCAAAAGTGAAGAGCACGCTGTATATTAAGTCGCTAGCCATTACCTACAAAGAGGATAAGGGTGCTGCTGGGCTGGTTGCACCAACATTCTCATTGGCCGGCGGGAGATACGACGAAGCACAAGAAAATACAATTACCGTCGACGGAATGGAAGCAGGCACATACAAGGTGCTGTATACTTTGGATGGCAGCAACCCTAAGCTGGAAGGATCAAAACGAATGACCTACACATCCACCATCAAGGTGGACAAGAGTATGACCATCAAGGCCGTCACAAGCAAGGAAGGCAAGTATAGTGAGGTGACAGAAGCCAGATATGTGGTGCGGCAAGATGCAGGCTTCCACTTCGTTGCTGATACCTATACTATCGAAAGTCCGGATAATGGACATGGTTTGGAACTTAAAAATCCAAATGGTGTGAAACCCATCAAATATGCCAGTTCGGATGAGAGCGTTTGCGTTGTCGATCAGTATGGCGACCTGTATTCAGTAAAGCCAGGTGTCGCCACGATTACGGCCAGCTACCTGGGCGACGCAGTTTACAGGCCAACCATCGCAAGCTATGTGCTCACCGTCAAAGCCAAAAAGCCTTTGAAGGCCCCGAGAGTATCTCCAATGGGAGGAACATTCAACGGACCGGTTGAGGTGTTGGTCGACGCCGACGATGAAAGAGCGGTTTCCATCTGGCTGTCCACGACAGCCAAGGATTCGACAGAACTGGTTGAGAACCCGGAAATTTTGCCATCAAAGGCTGCAAAAATCATCGTCCAGGAGAGCTGCAGATTGCTTATTATCGCCGCTGGCTACAATGTGTTCAGTCCGGTTGTAGAGGCCAACTTCGTAATCAACACAACTGGCATCGAGGCTCTTGAGCAGAAAGTCAGCGAGAAAAAGACCGAAATATACACCCTAGATGGCAAGAAAGTTACCAACATCACCCAGCCAGGCATCTATATCGTCAACGGCAA